Within Cydia fagiglandana chromosome 1, ilCydFagi1.1, whole genome shotgun sequence, the genomic segment AATTTATCTAAGAGAGCATACTTGTCTCCAATCACTAGTTGTCCGAAGAGATTCTCTTACGGAGAGGCAGCGGCACCGTCAACCACAGCAAAAAACGTCCAAAAGCGACAATTAATGAGCATTCCTTAACATTAGACGTTGAATCTCGTTTGCCGCGCCGCAGTGAAGGTGCGTGCCTGAGAAGGAATGATACAGATAGGGTGAAAAACCATGGAATACGCACCACCAAAACCAACGAGATAATAGCTCCGTACTGAGTGATTCAACGGTTTATAATGATTGCTTCACCTTTTTGTGACAACGTGTCACATTAAGGAACCGGGATGATCCTGGAGACTATAATGAAATTCGGATGGTATCTGAAGCAGAGATCTGCCTGAGAATATGTGATGTTGGGTGGGACGCATTGGTTTTGGTATTGCGTTGTCGTTGGCGCTACCCCCAGGCGGGCGTGGAACCGTGCTAGCGTGCGATCGCGACGGCTGCCCCCACCGTGAGAAGCGAGCTTACGCTCGGAAGACCGCCTACTGCGCGGTCTGTGACCGAAAAAACTCCATATCGGTCGTCGTGGACATCGTTGACATCGTCGACTCGTCGTAGCTCTCCGTCGTCGTCGTCGACGTCGTGCCGTCGTATTTTCTCCGCGTCTTCGGATGTCGGTGTTTCTTTTTGGGGTGTACCACTTTTTTGTGCTTCCGCTTTTGTCTTTGCAACTGTTTTTGGACTCTGATTTGACATCGCTGCTCGGTCCGGAAGGGTGGGGGTCTCTTGAGCTTGCCGCGGTGCCGCCGGATGGGGCACTGGGTCTGCTTGGGGCCCTCCCACCGCCTAGTGAGCGTGAGCGCGTACACCGAGAGGTTGCCGAGCGGCCGGTTGAGCGCGATCTGCGTCCGCCTCGACTTGCCGTTGTTCCCTAACGCTAGGTAAGTCTTCTTCCCGCCCCGTATCCTCGAGTACGTGTTGTAGTTGTTCTCCTCTATGTTTTCCTCGAACATGCAGTCGTCCGAGAGATCCTTCTGAAACAAACGAGAAAGGCTAGTCAGTCGGAGGCGAGGCTGGTTTGTCTGACATCACAAGACCGATCGGCCGCTGCAGATATATCTATGATAATTCGTTTTATAAACAAGTTAATAACGCAGACACGAGAACAACGACTTGGCCTAGAATCTGGGATATATTATCACGCGTATTTACTGAGACCTCGCAATATTTTGACATCGTAAATTATTTCTAAGTATATCAGACGGTTGAGATAAAATCGTGGCCCTTTGGCACACAGTGATTAATGTGAATAAAATACGTTAATAAAAGGAATTGatgaataatttaaatatgGTATAATAATAAAGGGTTTGTGTTGGTTAACACCTCACCTGAACCATTCTAGGTAATTGTATGACATGTATTCCGAGTACTATGTAAATAGTTTTCGTTCACAAACCTCTTAACTATGTGAGATAAGTTCGAGCAATGACGTCGTCATGTTTTAGAAGCTCGAGACGAAGTTTCATTCGTTTGTAACGAGATcgtaaaaatactaaaaattactTTCCGGTTCGCATTGAGGTATGACATGCCTATAAAACTAAATTACGGCACATTACGGCTTTCAACATTCCTAAGTAAGCAATCAACGTCATTTTGATAGACACAAGTTGGACACAAGTCTACTATTCGCCGAACTTTTTGTAGCTGGAAATAGATTTTATACCCACATGATTAAACCACGTGTAGGTATTATGTGATCAGAAGCTGAGAGAAAATATCTATAGTGTACCGCATCGTATACCTTTTGCTCGTGATCAACCTTCTTGTGACACTAAGATGGttagtataattataatttcagaAACAGTGAGCATTTCATGGCGGAAAGTATTATAACCAAGTCAGAATGTTGTTCCTTTTT encodes:
- the LOC134669439 gene encoding fibroblast growth factor 22 isoform X1, whose amino-acid sequence is MRPRTLRLLLAALALATCAAAPAPERAQRSANLSHITGTSRNIQMFLKNRYLQLLPDGTVNGTTDVNSVHTILQRATYKVGLLTIQGVATCLYLCMDACGYHYAHKDLSDDCMFEENIEENNYNTYSRIRGGKKTYLALGNNGKSRRTQIALNRPLGNLSVYALTLTRRWEGPKQTQCPIRRHRGKLKRPPPFRTEQRCQIRVQKQLQRQKRKHKKVVHPKKKHRHPKTRRKYDGTTSTTTTESYDESTMSTMSTTTDMEFFRSQTAQ
- the LOC134669439 gene encoding fibroblast growth factor 22 isoform X2; translated protein: MRPRTLRLLLAALALATCAAAPAPERAQRSANLSHITGTSRNIQMFLKNRYLQLLPDGTVNGTTDVNSVHTILQRATYKVGLLTIQGVATCLYLCMDACGYHYAHDLSDDCMFEENIEENNYNTYSRIRGGKKTYLALGNNGKSRRTQIALNRPLGNLSVYALTLTRRWEGPKQTQCPIRRHRGKLKRPPPFRTEQRCQIRVQKQLQRQKRKHKKVVHPKKKHRHPKTRRKYDGTTSTTTTESYDESTMSTMSTTTDMEFFRSQTAQ